Proteins co-encoded in one Streptomyces sp. SLBN-31 genomic window:
- a CDS encoding putative cobaltochelatase, which produces MTTPFPFTAVVGQDDLRLALLLNAVSPAVGGVLVRGEKGTAKSTAVRALSALLPEVAVVPGCRFSCDPSAPDPSCPDGPHEPGPGTRRPARMVELPVGASEDRLVGALDIERALAEGVKAFEPGLLADAHRGILYVDEVNLLHDHLVDLLLDAAAMGASYVEREGVSVRHAARFLLVGTMNPEEGELRPQLLDRFGLTVEVAASREPDQRVEVVRRRLAYDDDPARFAARWADEEASVRGRIVAARELLPSVRLGDGALRQIAATCAAFEVDGMRADIVMARTATALAAWAGRTDVLAEDVRQAALLALPHRRRRNPFDAPGLDEDKLDQTLEEFGEEDDDPGPDGGGPGGGGGQPSPDAGPQGGDTGARPEAGEDEGAPQASGGGEQSAVRAAEPFRAKVLSVPGIGEGAAGRRSRARTEHGRTTGARRPRGTLTKLHLAATVQAAAPHQRARGRSGPGLVVRRDDLRQATREGREGNLVLFVVDASGSMAARQRMSAVKGAVLSLLLDAYQRRDKVGLVTFRGSAADLALPPTSSVDAAAARLESLPTGGRTPLAAGLLKAHDVLRVERLRDPARRPLVVVVTDGRATGGPEPVALAGRAARLFAADGVACVVVDCESGPVRLGLAGQLAGDLGGTAVTLDELRADSIAGLVKDVQRRAA; this is translated from the coding sequence GTGACCACCCCCTTCCCCTTTACGGCCGTCGTCGGTCAGGACGACCTGCGTCTGGCGCTGCTGCTGAACGCCGTCTCCCCGGCGGTCGGCGGCGTGCTGGTGCGCGGCGAGAAGGGCACCGCCAAGTCCACGGCCGTGCGGGCCCTTTCGGCGCTGCTGCCCGAGGTGGCCGTCGTGCCGGGCTGCCGTTTCTCCTGTGACCCGTCGGCGCCGGATCCGTCCTGCCCGGACGGACCGCACGAGCCGGGTCCGGGGACCCGGCGCCCGGCCCGCATGGTGGAGTTGCCCGTCGGTGCCTCCGAGGACCGGCTAGTCGGTGCCCTCGACATCGAACGGGCGCTGGCGGAGGGCGTGAAGGCCTTCGAGCCCGGCCTCCTCGCCGACGCCCACCGCGGGATCCTCTACGTCGACGAGGTCAACCTGCTCCACGACCACCTCGTCGACCTGCTGCTGGACGCTGCCGCGATGGGCGCGTCGTACGTGGAGCGCGAGGGCGTCTCCGTCCGGCACGCCGCCCGCTTCCTCCTCGTGGGCACCATGAACCCCGAAGAGGGCGAACTGCGACCGCAGTTGCTCGACCGCTTCGGGCTGACCGTCGAGGTCGCGGCCTCGCGGGAGCCGGACCAGCGGGTGGAGGTCGTGCGGCGCAGGCTCGCCTACGACGACGACCCGGCCCGTTTCGCGGCGCGCTGGGCGGACGAGGAGGCCTCCGTACGCGGGCGGATCGTCGCGGCACGGGAGTTGCTGCCGTCGGTGCGGCTGGGCGACGGGGCGCTGCGGCAGATCGCGGCGACCTGTGCCGCCTTCGAGGTGGACGGCATGCGGGCCGACATCGTGATGGCGCGCACCGCGACCGCGCTGGCCGCGTGGGCCGGGCGGACGGACGTGCTCGCCGAGGACGTCCGGCAGGCGGCGCTGCTCGCACTGCCGCACCGCAGGCGCCGCAACCCCTTCGACGCGCCCGGCCTGGACGAGGACAAGCTCGACCAGACGCTGGAGGAGTTCGGCGAGGAGGACGACGATCCCGGCCCCGACGGCGGCGGACCGGGCGGAGGCGGCGGGCAGCCGTCGCCGGACGCCGGGCCGCAGGGCGGGGACACGGGCGCACGCCCCGAGGCCGGGGAGGACGAGGGCGCGCCGCAGGCCTCCGGCGGCGGCGAGCAGTCCGCCGTACGGGCCGCGGAGCCCTTCCGCGCCAAGGTGCTGAGCGTGCCCGGGATCGGTGAGGGTGCCGCGGGGCGGCGGTCCCGGGCGCGGACCGAGCACGGGCGCACGACCGGGGCCCGGCGGCCCCGGGGGACGCTCACCAAGCTGCACCTGGCGGCGACCGTGCAGGCGGCCGCCCCGCACCAGCGGGCGCGGGGGCGGTCCGGACCGGGGCTCGTGGTCCGGCGGGACGACCTGCGGCAGGCGACGCGGGAGGGGCGCGAGGGCAACCTGGTGCTGTTCGTGGTCGACGCCTCCGGGTCGATGGCGGCCCGGCAGCGGATGAGCGCCGTCAAGGGCGCCGTGCTGTCGCTGCTGCTGGACGCCTACCAGCGGCGGGACAAGGTGGGGCTGGTGACGTTCCGCGGGTCGGCCGCGGACCTGGCGCTGCCGCCGACCTCGTCGGTGGACGCGGCGGCGGCCCGGCTGGAGTCGCTGCCGACGGGCGGGCGGACCCCGCTCGCCGCGGGCCTGCTCAAGGCCCACGACGTGCTGCGGGTGGAGCGGCTGCGGGATCCCGCGCGGCGGCCGCTGGTGGTCGTGGTGACGGACGGACGCGCCACGGGCGGCCCCGAGCCGGTCGCCCTCGCGGGGCGCGCCGCGCGGCTCTTCGCCGCGGACGGGGTGGCCTGCGTGGTCGTCGACTGCGAGTCCGGGCCGGTGCGGCTGGGGCTGGCCGGTCAGCTCGCCGGTGACCTGGGCGGTACGGCGGTGACGCTCGACGAACTGCGGGCGGACAGCATCGCCGGGCTGGTGAAGGACGTACAGAGGAGGGCCGCGTAA
- the cobO gene encoding cob(I)yrinic acid a,c-diamide adenosyltransferase — MPQGQPSVVPDDGLTTRQRRNRPLVVVHTGIGKGKSTAAFGLALRAWNQGWPIGVFQFVKSAKWKVGEENALRVLGASGEGGTVDWHKMGEGWSWVQRDAQMDNEEKAREGWEQVKRDLAAETYRLYVLDEFAYPMHWGWVDTDEVIEVLRERPGTQHVVITGRNAPEKLVDFADLVTDMSKVKHPMDAGQKGQRGIEW; from the coding sequence ATGCCGCAGGGGCAGCCGAGTGTGGTGCCGGACGACGGGCTGACGACACGTCAGCGCCGTAACCGGCCGCTGGTCGTCGTGCACACGGGGATCGGCAAGGGAAAGTCGACCGCCGCTTTCGGGCTCGCGCTGCGCGCCTGGAACCAGGGATGGCCGATCGGGGTGTTCCAGTTCGTGAAGTCGGCCAAGTGGAAGGTCGGCGAGGAGAACGCGCTGCGGGTGCTCGGCGCCAGCGGTGAGGGCGGGACCGTCGACTGGCACAAGATGGGCGAGGGCTGGTCCTGGGTCCAGCGCGACGCCCAGATGGACAACGAGGAGAAGGCCCGCGAGGGCTGGGAGCAGGTCAAGCGGGACCTGGCCGCCGAGACGTACCGGCTGTACGTGCTGGACGAGTTCGCGTACCCCATGCACTGGGGGTGGGTCGACACCGACGAGGTGATCGAGGTGCTGCGGGAGCGGCCCGGGACCCAGCACGTCGTGATCACCGGGCGCAACGCTCCCGAGAAGCTCGTCGACTTCGCCGACCTGGTGACCGACATGTCGAAGGTCAAGCACCCGATGGACGCGGGCCAGAAGGGCCAGAGGGGCATCGAGTGGTGA
- a CDS encoding cobyrinate a,c-diamide synthase translates to MTGSVPRLVVAAPSSGSGKTTVATGLMAAFAARGLAVSPHKVGPDYIDPGYHSLATGRVGRNLDAYLCGPELVGPLFAHGARGCDLAVVEGVMGMYDGAAGEGELASTAHVAKLLRAPVVLVVDASSQSRSVAALVHGFASWDPQVRVGGVILNKVASDRHETLLREALDSAGVPVLGVLRRAAPVETPSRHLGLVPVAERGAAAVAAVEAMGAQVAAGCDLDALLGLARSAGELSAAAWDAADVLGAAPPGPRRPEGPRPQTPDGLRVAVAGGSAFTFSYAEHSELLTAAGAEVVTFDPLRDEQLPDRTAGLVIGGGFPEVYAAELSANEPLRKAVADLAGSGAPVAAECAGLLYLGRELDGLPMCGVLDVTARMSERLTLGYRDAVAVSDSVLAVAGTRMRGHEFHRTVVEPGAGSAPAWGVRAPERRVEGFVQQGVHASYLHTHWASRPGVARRFVERCRTS, encoded by the coding sequence GTGACAGGTTCCGTTCCACGGCTGGTCGTCGCCGCGCCCTCCTCGGGCAGCGGCAAGACCACCGTCGCCACGGGGTTGATGGCCGCGTTCGCCGCGCGGGGGCTCGCCGTATCCCCGCACAAGGTCGGGCCGGACTACATCGATCCCGGGTACCACTCGCTCGCGACCGGGCGGGTGGGACGGAACCTCGACGCGTACCTGTGCGGGCCGGAGCTGGTCGGCCCGCTGTTCGCGCACGGTGCCCGCGGGTGCGACCTCGCGGTCGTCGAGGGTGTCATGGGGATGTACGACGGGGCCGCGGGCGAGGGCGAGTTGGCGTCCACGGCCCATGTCGCCAAGCTGCTGCGGGCGCCGGTGGTGCTCGTGGTCGACGCGTCGTCGCAGTCGCGGTCGGTGGCGGCGCTGGTCCACGGGTTCGCGTCCTGGGACCCGCAGGTGCGGGTCGGGGGCGTGATCCTCAACAAGGTGGCGTCCGACCGGCACGAGACGCTGCTGCGCGAGGCGCTGGACTCGGCCGGGGTGCCGGTGCTGGGGGTGTTGCGGCGGGCCGCTCCGGTGGAGACGCCGTCACGGCACCTGGGGCTGGTGCCGGTCGCCGAGCGGGGCGCTGCCGCGGTGGCGGCCGTGGAGGCGATGGGGGCGCAGGTGGCTGCCGGGTGCGATCTGGACGCGCTGCTCGGCCTGGCCAGGAGTGCGGGTGAGTTGTCGGCTGCCGCGTGGGATGCGGCTGACGTTCTGGGGGCTGCGCCCCCAGGCCCCCGTCGGCCCGAAGGGCCTCGTCCTCAAACGCCGGACGGGCTGAGGGTTGCCGTGGCCGGCGGTAGTGCGTTCACGTTTTCCTACGCCGAGCACAGCGAGCTGCTCACCGCCGCCGGGGCCGAGGTCGTCACGTTCGATCCGCTGCGGGATGAGCAACTGCCCGATAGGACAGCGGGGTTGGTGATCGGTGGCGGGTTCCCCGAGGTGTACGCCGCCGAGTTGTCCGCCAACGAACCGTTGCGGAAGGCCGTCGCCGACCTCGCCGGGAGCGGGGCGCCCGTCGCCGCCGAGTGTGCCGGGTTGCTGTACCTGGGCCGGGAGCTGGACGGGCTGCCCATGTGCGGGGTGCTGGACGTGACCGCGCGGATGAGCGAGCGGCTGACCCTCGGGTACCGCGACGCCGTGGCCGTGAGCGACAGCGTGCTGGCCGTCGCCGGGACGCGGATGCGGGGGCACGAGTTCCACCGGACCGTCGTGGAGCCCGGGGCGGGGTCGGCCCCTGCGTGGGGGGTGCGCGCCCCGGAGCGGCGCGTCGAAGGTTTCGTACAACAAGGTGTGCACGCGAGTTATCTGCACACCCACTGGGCGTCGCGGCCCGGTGTCGCCCGTCGGTTCGTGGAGAGGTGCCGGACGTCATGA
- the cobI gene encoding precorrin-2 C(20)-methyltransferase translates to MSSKLTGVGVGPGDPELVTVKGVNALRAAGVVVVPVMDTLERGRAEATVLHYVPEEKVVRVVFALNERSDRGRREAAWDAAGGRVAQLLREHGSVAFATIGDPNVYSTFTYLAQTVAGLVPGTVVETVPGITAMQDLAARSGAVLTEGTEPLTLVPVTAGAAVLKDALNGPGTVVAYKFGRHAAEVAEALRETGRLEGAVWGAALGLESESIRAAADLDGAPLPYLSTLIAPARREGGRGGKL, encoded by the coding sequence ATGAGCAGCAAGCTGACCGGAGTGGGAGTGGGGCCCGGCGACCCCGAGCTGGTGACCGTCAAGGGCGTCAACGCGCTGCGGGCCGCCGGTGTGGTCGTCGTACCCGTCATGGACACCCTGGAGCGCGGGCGCGCCGAGGCGACCGTGCTGCACTACGTGCCCGAGGAGAAGGTCGTACGGGTGGTGTTCGCGCTCAACGAGCGCAGTGACCGGGGACGGCGGGAGGCCGCCTGGGACGCGGCCGGCGGGCGGGTCGCCCAGCTCCTGCGGGAGCACGGGAGCGTCGCCTTCGCCACCATCGGCGACCCCAACGTGTACTCCACCTTCACCTACCTCGCGCAGACCGTCGCCGGGCTGGTTCCGGGAACGGTGGTGGAGACCGTGCCCGGCATCACCGCCATGCAGGATTTGGCGGCGCGGTCGGGGGCCGTGCTGACCGAGGGCACCGAGCCGCTCACCCTCGTCCCCGTCACCGCCGGGGCGGCCGTGCTCAAGGACGCCCTGAACGGTCCCGGCACCGTCGTCGCCTACAAGTTCGGCCGGCACGCGGCCGAGGTCGCCGAGGCGCTGCGGGAGACCGGACGGCTGGAGGGCGCGGTGTGGGGGGCGGCGCTCGGGCTGGAGAGCGAGTCCATCCGGGCGGCCGCCGACCTCGACGGGGCCCCGCTGCCGTACCTGTCGACGCTCATCGCGCCCGCCCGGCGCGAGGGCGGCCGGGGCGGCAAGCTGTGA
- a CDS encoding ZIP family metal transporter codes for MAVFVALCAFLMTLAGGWTAQRVTDRRHLVLGLAGGLMLGVVGLDLLPEALQAAGDEVFGVPAALLLFVAGFLLAHLVERTLAGRQASHGGDEAHDHRAPEVGLTAAAAMVGHSAMDGVAIGAAFQVGGGMGAAVALAVIAHDFADGFNTYTITSLYGNDRRKALTMLFADAAAPVVGAASTAYVAIPEGLLGGYLGLFGGVLLYLAAAEILPEAHHEHPARSTLLCTVAGALFIWLVVGLAG; via the coding sequence ATGGCGGTCTTCGTCGCGCTCTGCGCGTTCCTCATGACGCTGGCCGGCGGCTGGACGGCACAGCGGGTCACCGACCGTCGCCATCTCGTCCTGGGGCTGGCCGGCGGACTGATGCTGGGCGTGGTCGGCCTGGACCTGCTGCCGGAGGCGCTGCAGGCGGCGGGTGACGAGGTCTTCGGCGTACCGGCGGCCCTGCTGCTGTTCGTGGCCGGCTTCCTGCTTGCCCATCTGGTGGAGCGCACCCTCGCCGGCCGCCAGGCGTCCCACGGCGGCGACGAGGCGCACGACCACCGGGCGCCCGAGGTGGGCCTGACGGCGGCGGCCGCCATGGTCGGCCACAGCGCGATGGACGGTGTCGCGATCGGCGCGGCCTTCCAGGTCGGCGGCGGCATGGGCGCGGCGGTCGCGCTCGCCGTGATCGCCCACGACTTCGCGGACGGCTTCAACACGTACACGATCACGAGCCTGTACGGGAACGACCGCCGCAAGGCGCTGACCATGTTGTTCGCGGACGCGGCGGCCCCGGTGGTCGGCGCGGCCTCCACGGCCTACGTGGCCATCCCGGAGGGCCTGCTCGGCGGCTATCTGGGCCTGTTCGGCGGCGTGCTGCTCTACCTCGCCGCAGCCGAGATCCTGCCCGAGGCGCACCACGAACACCCCGCCCGCTCGACCCTGCTGTGCACGGTCGCGGGCGCGCTGTTCATCTGGCTCGTGGTCGGCCTCGCCGGCTGA
- the cobM gene encoding precorrin-4 C(11)-methyltransferase, giving the protein MADASTGKVTFVGAGPGAADLLTFRAARAIAEADVVIWAASLVQAEVLEHAREGAEILDSATMSLEDVVAVYERAHAEGLRVARIHSGDPALWGGTQEQLDRCAGIGIATEVVPGVSAFSAVAALSQRELTIPEVAQSVILTRLGGGKTPMPPGEEVREFARHGTTMALFLSAARSGQLVRELLEGGYPTSTPVVVAYQATWPEELLVRCTIGTLEETVKEHKLWKHTLFLVGPALDAEGTRSHLYHPGHFHGFRKADPQARRALRERGAST; this is encoded by the coding sequence ATGGCCGATGCCTCCACCGGCAAGGTGACCTTCGTCGGTGCCGGCCCCGGCGCCGCCGACCTGCTGACGTTCCGTGCCGCGCGCGCCATCGCCGAGGCCGATGTCGTGATCTGGGCGGCGAGCCTGGTGCAGGCGGAGGTCCTCGAGCACGCGCGCGAGGGCGCGGAGATCCTCGACTCGGCGACCATGTCCCTGGAGGACGTCGTCGCCGTCTACGAGCGGGCGCATGCCGAGGGGCTGCGCGTGGCCCGTATCCACTCCGGCGATCCCGCCCTGTGGGGCGGCACCCAGGAGCAGCTCGACCGGTGCGCCGGGATCGGCATCGCCACCGAGGTCGTCCCCGGTGTCTCCGCGTTCTCCGCCGTCGCCGCACTCTCGCAGCGTGAGCTGACCATCCCCGAGGTCGCGCAGTCCGTGATCCTCACCCGGCTCGGCGGCGGCAAGACGCCGATGCCGCCCGGGGAGGAGGTGCGGGAGTTCGCCAGGCACGGCACCACCATGGCGCTGTTCCTGTCGGCCGCCCGCAGCGGGCAGCTGGTGCGGGAGCTGCTGGAGGGCGGCTATCCGACGTCCACGCCGGTCGTGGTCGCCTACCAGGCGACCTGGCCGGAGGAGCTGCTGGTGCGCTGCACCATCGGCACCCTGGAGGAGACGGTCAAGGAGCACAAGCTCTGGAAGCACACCCTGTTCCTGGTCGGCCCGGCGCTGGACGCCGAGGGCACCCGGTCGCACCTGTACCACCCCGGTCACTTCCACGGCTTCCGCAAGGCCGACCCTCAGGCCCGCCGGGCCCTGCGCGAACGAGGGGCGAGTACGTGA
- the cbiE gene encoding precorrin-6y C5,15-methyltransferase (decarboxylating) subunit CbiE translates to MSGPITVVGTGTGAPVPAEVLAGAGLVVGGRRHLAAAAVPPDAEQVVLGPLAPALDAVERHLQKGARVVVLASGDPGFFGIVRVLAERFGSGRLDVRPGVSSVAAAFARAGLTWDDAVVVSAHGRALRTAVNVCRARPKVAVLTGPGSGPAELGAALRGAGRVLVVASALGSGAERVERVRPAEAAGRDWGADVSVVLCLDETRATGGVRTVAGAPAGPELWALDEGAFAHRDSMITKFEVRALALARLGPRLGDLVWDVGAGSGSVAVECARFGAAVTAVEKSADGVERIRANAAAHGVDVEVVHGAAPAALGGLDDPDAVFVGGGGADLPAIVGACARRARRTVVVAMAALDRVPAAREALTGAGFDCDGVLLQSSRLAPLPGDVTRLAATNPVFLLWGVRTPVSDEGVAQ, encoded by the coding sequence GTGAGCGGCCCGATCACGGTCGTCGGCACGGGGACGGGGGCGCCCGTCCCCGCCGAGGTGCTGGCCGGCGCCGGGCTGGTCGTCGGCGGGCGGCGCCACCTGGCCGCGGCCGCGGTGCCGCCGGACGCCGAGCAGGTCGTCCTCGGCCCGCTGGCGCCGGCCCTGGACGCCGTCGAGCGGCACCTGCAGAAGGGGGCCCGGGTGGTCGTGCTGGCCTCCGGCGACCCCGGGTTCTTCGGGATCGTGCGGGTGCTGGCCGAGCGGTTCGGGTCCGGCCGGCTGGACGTGCGGCCCGGGGTGTCGTCCGTCGCCGCCGCGTTCGCGCGGGCCGGGCTGACGTGGGACGACGCGGTGGTCGTCAGTGCGCACGGCAGGGCGCTGCGGACGGCGGTGAACGTGTGCCGGGCGCGGCCGAAGGTGGCCGTGCTGACGGGGCCGGGCAGCGGGCCGGCCGAGTTGGGGGCCGCGCTGCGCGGTGCCGGCCGGGTCCTGGTCGTCGCCTCCGCGCTCGGTTCGGGGGCGGAGCGGGTGGAGCGGGTGAGGCCCGCAGAGGCCGCCGGGCGGGACTGGGGGGCGGACGTCAGCGTGGTGCTGTGTCTCGACGAGACGCGCGCGACGGGCGGGGTGCGTACAGTCGCCGGTGCGCCGGCCGGGCCCGAGCTGTGGGCCCTGGACGAGGGCGCGTTCGCACACCGGGACTCGATGATCACCAAGTTCGAGGTACGGGCCCTCGCGCTCGCCCGGCTCGGACCGCGCCTCGGCGACCTGGTGTGGGACGTCGGCGCGGGTTCCGGCTCGGTGGCCGTCGAGTGCGCCCGGTTCGGTGCCGCCGTCACCGCGGTCGAGAAGAGCGCGGACGGCGTCGAACGGATCCGTGCCAACGCCGCCGCCCACGGCGTGGACGTCGAGGTCGTGCACGGCGCGGCACCGGCCGCGCTGGGCGGACTCGACGACCCGGACGCCGTGTTCGTCGGCGGCGGCGGGGCGGATCTGCCCGCCATCGTCGGCGCCTGCGCCCGGCGCGCCCGGCGGACCGTCGTGGTCGCCATGGCCGCGCTGGACCGCGTACCGGCCGCGCGCGAGGCGCTGACCGGTGCCGGGTTCGACTGCGACGGCGTGCTGCTGCAGTCGTCGCGGCTCGCTCCGCTGCCGGGGGATGTCACCCGGCTCGCGGCGACCAACCCCGTGTTTCTGCTGTGGGGGGTCAGAACCCCCGTGTCTGACGAAGGAGTTGCCCAGTGA
- the cobJ gene encoding precorrin-3B C(17)-methyltransferase, with product MIGLISATAAGAAARDRLAAARPDRTRVYEGPVGDAVRAAFAECEQLVCFLATGAVVRLIAPLLGDKSADPGVVCVDEGGRFAVSLVGGHGGGANELAREVGELLGAEPVVTTATDSVGLAGLDTLGLPVEGAVAAVSRALLDGEPVALDAELRWPLPALPVAAQGAYTIRVTDRAVEPGEREVVLRPPSLVVGVGASKGAPVEEVLDLVEGALRDAGLSPASLAELATVDAKADEPGIVRAAERLGVPLVTYSAEELAAVDVPNPSEAPLAAVGTPSVAEAAALLRGGELLVPKRKSAASPAMATCAVVRRPARGRLAVVGLGPGARDLLTPRAEAELRRASVLVGLDQYVDQIRDLLRPGTRVLESGLGAEEERARTAVAEAREGQAVALIGSGDAGVYAMASPALAEASDDIDVVGVPGVTAALAAGALLGAPLGHDHVSISLSDLHTPWEVIERRVRAAAEADLVVTFYNPRSRGRDWQLPKALAILAGHREPVTPVGVVRNASRPDESARVTTLADLDPATVDMMTVVTVGNTATREIAGRMVTPRGYRWQEEPK from the coding sequence GTGATCGGCCTCATTTCCGCCACCGCGGCGGGGGCGGCGGCACGCGACCGGCTGGCCGCTGCCCGGCCGGACCGCACGCGCGTGTACGAGGGTCCCGTCGGGGACGCCGTACGGGCCGCGTTCGCTGAGTGCGAGCAGCTCGTGTGCTTCCTGGCCACGGGCGCGGTCGTCCGGCTGATCGCACCGCTGCTGGGCGACAAGAGCGCCGACCCCGGTGTGGTGTGCGTCGACGAGGGCGGCCGGTTCGCTGTGTCGCTGGTCGGCGGCCACGGCGGCGGCGCCAACGAACTCGCCCGCGAGGTCGGCGAGTTGCTGGGGGCGGAGCCGGTGGTGACCACGGCGACGGACTCGGTGGGCCTGGCGGGTCTGGACACGCTCGGGCTGCCGGTCGAGGGAGCCGTCGCGGCCGTGTCGCGGGCGCTGCTGGACGGCGAACCGGTCGCCCTGGACGCCGAGTTGCGCTGGCCGCTGCCCGCGCTGCCGGTCGCCGCGCAGGGTGCGTACACGATCCGGGTGACCGACCGGGCCGTCGAGCCCGGAGAGCGCGAGGTCGTGCTGCGGCCGCCCTCCCTCGTCGTCGGCGTCGGCGCCTCCAAGGGCGCGCCGGTCGAGGAGGTACTGGACCTGGTCGAGGGGGCGCTGCGGGACGCGGGCCTCTCCCCCGCCTCGCTCGCCGAACTGGCCACCGTCGACGCCAAGGCCGACGAGCCGGGGATCGTGCGGGCGGCCGAGCGGCTGGGCGTGCCGCTGGTGACGTACTCCGCCGAGGAGTTGGCGGCGGTCGACGTGCCCAACCCGTCCGAGGCCCCCCTCGCGGCGGTCGGCACGCCGTCGGTCGCCGAGGCCGCGGCCCTCCTGCGGGGCGGCGAACTCCTCGTCCCCAAGCGGAAGTCCGCGGCGAGTCCCGCGATGGCGACCTGCGCGGTCGTACGGCGTCCCGCGCGCGGCCGGCTCGCGGTCGTGGGCCTCGGCCCCGGCGCCCGCGACCTGCTCACCCCGCGCGCCGAGGCAGAACTGCGGCGCGCCTCCGTCCTCGTCGGCCTCGACCAGTACGTCGACCAGATCCGCGACCTGCTGCGGCCCGGCACCCGCGTCCTGGAGTCGGGGCTGGGCGCCGAGGAGGAGCGGGCCCGTACGGCGGTCGCCGAGGCCCGCGAGGGGCAGGCCGTCGCGCTGATCGGCAGCGGGGACGCCGGCGTGTACGCCATGGCCTCGCCCGCGCTGGCCGAGGCGTCGGACGACATCGACGTGGTCGGCGTGCCCGGCGTCACCGCCGCGCTCGCGGCCGGGGCGCTCCTCGGGGCACCCCTCGGCCACGACCACGTCTCCATCAGCCTCTCCGACCTGCACACCCCCTGGGAGGTCATCGAGCGGCGGGTGCGCGCGGCGGCCGAGGCGGACCTCGTGGTCACCTTCTACAACCCGCGTTCGCGGGGCCGGGACTGGCAGCTGCCGAAGGCGCTGGCGATCCTCGCCGGGCACCGCGAGCCGGTGACGCCGGTCGGTGTCGTACGCAACGCCTCCCGTCCGGACGAGTCCGCCCGGGTGACGACGCTGGCCGACCTCGACCCGGCGACGGTCGACATGATGACGGTCGTGACCGTGGGCAACACGGCGACCCGCGAGATCGCGGGACGCATGGTGACGCCGCGCGGCTACCGCTGGCAGGAGGAGCCGAAGTGA
- a CDS encoding precorrin-8X methylmutase — MNRVIHPIEVESYRRMRARLDTSHLPPLTRAVVERVVHSAADLDYATDLVMDEGELTRAHAALHAGAPVVVDVEMVAAGITRRETVCRLRDAVAGPGLTRSAHAIRLAHEQVGPGAIWVIGNAPTALEELLTLDADPALVIGLPVGFVGAVESKAALRESGLPAVSNVSEKGGSAVASAALNALLYHPTSPSEETS, encoded by the coding sequence GTGAACCGTGTGATCCACCCGATCGAGGTGGAGTCCTACCGGCGGATGCGCGCCCGCCTGGACACCTCGCACCTCCCGCCGCTGACCCGTGCCGTGGTCGAGCGGGTCGTCCACTCGGCCGCCGACCTCGACTACGCCACCGATCTCGTCATGGACGAGGGCGAGTTGACGAGGGCGCACGCCGCGCTGCACGCCGGTGCGCCTGTGGTCGTGGACGTCGAGATGGTGGCCGCCGGGATCACCCGGCGCGAGACCGTCTGCCGGCTCCGGGACGCCGTCGCCGGGCCGGGTCTCACCCGCTCGGCGCACGCGATCCGGCTCGCCCACGAGCAGGTCGGTCCGGGCGCGATCTGGGTGATCGGCAACGCGCCGACCGCGCTGGAGGAGCTGCTGACCCTGGACGCCGACCCGGCGCTCGTCATCGGACTGCCCGTCGGCTTCGTCGGCGCGGTCGAGTCCAAGGCCGCGTTGCGCGAGAGCGGGCTGCCCGCCGTGAGCAACGTGTCCGAGAAGGGCGGGTCGGCGGTCGCCTCCGCCGCGCTCAACGCCCTGCTGTACCACCCCACTTCACCGTCCGAGGAGACATCGTGA
- a CDS encoding sirohydrochlorin chelatase: MTTPPPALLIAGHGTRDEAGAEAFRDFVRELGRRHPELPVAGGFIELSPPPLGDAVAELVERGVRRFAAVPLMLVSAGHAKGDIPAALAREKERHPGISYTYGRPLGPHPALLSVLERRLDEALGGGARTPEERADVTVLLVGRGSTDPDANAEVHKAARLLWEGRGYAGVETAFVSLAAPDVPSGLDRCLKLGARRIVVLPYFLFTGILPDRVKEQTEAWAAAHPETEVLSAEVIGPEPELLDLVMERYREAVRGDLRMNCDSCVYRIALPGFEDKVGQPQQPHFHPDDDGHHHHHGHHHGGHAHAH; this comes from the coding sequence GTGACCACCCCGCCGCCCGCCCTGCTCATCGCCGGTCACGGCACCCGGGACGAGGCCGGGGCCGAGGCGTTCCGCGACTTCGTGCGGGAGCTCGGCCGCCGCCACCCCGAACTGCCCGTCGCCGGCGGCTTCATCGAGCTGTCGCCGCCGCCGCTGGGCGACGCGGTCGCCGAACTGGTGGAGCGCGGGGTGCGCCGGTTCGCCGCCGTCCCGCTGATGCTGGTGTCCGCCGGCCACGCCAAGGGCGACATCCCGGCGGCGCTGGCCCGCGAGAAGGAACGGCACCCGGGGATCTCCTACACCTACGGCCGCCCCCTGGGCCCGCACCCCGCGTTGCTGTCGGTCCTGGAGCGGCGGCTTGACGAGGCCCTGGGCGGTGGCGCCCGCACCCCCGAGGAGCGGGCCGACGTGACCGTGCTGCTGGTCGGGCGCGGCTCCACCGACCCCGACGCCAACGCCGAGGTGCACAAGGCGGCCCGGCTGCTGTGGGAGGGGCGCGGGTACGCGGGCGTGGAGACGGCGTTCGTGTCGCTGGCGGCGCCCGACGTGCCCAGCGGACTCGACCGGTGCCTGAAGCTCGGGGCGCGCAGGATCGTCGTGCTCCCCTACTTCCTGTTCACCGGCATCCTGCCGGACCGGGTGAAGGAGCAGACCGAGGCGTGGGCGGCCGCGCATCCGGAGACCGAGGTGCTCTCGGCCGAGGTCATCGGCCCGGAGCCGGAGCTCCTCGACCTCGTCATGGAGCGGTACCGGGAGGCCGTGCGGGGCGATCTGCGCATGAACTGCGACTCGTGCGTGTACCGCATCGCCCTGCCCGGCTTCGAGGACAAGGTCGGTCAGCCGCAGCAGCCGCACTTCCACCCCGACGACGACGGCCACCATCACCACCACGGCCACCACCACGGCGGTCACGCCCATGCGCACTGA